DNA sequence from the Cucurbita pepo subsp. pepo cultivar mu-cu-16 chromosome LG06, ASM280686v2, whole genome shotgun sequence genome:
aaattaaaacaaaaaatcgccctaaactttaaaaatcaaaagcatACTCTATGTGATTTAGGGCGTAGAGTTTAGGATTTAGGATTTATGTGCGGGCCAGTGCACCAACGAGAACGTTAGGTTCATAAGAGAGTgaattgtaaaattattttttggttggagagggaaatgaaacattctttataagcgtgtgaaaatttctctctagagatgttttttaaaacgaaAGTCAgacaacaatacgtaatgggctaaaacgAACAATGTCTACTAACAGTAggtttacaaatggtattagaatcaGTCATCAGACGGTGCAAGATACTAGTCAGAGTAGGGTTAACCCTCTCcataatagacacgttttaaaattatggatagggttgaggatttaccaatctattggcacgactaagttcagggcatgactctgataccatgttagacgaacacgactctccacaatgatatgatattgtccactttgagtataacctctcatgtctttgctttggactttcccaaaaggccttatactaatgaagatagtattatttgtttataaactcatgatcatttccttaaattagcgGAGGTGGGAGTTTCATCATCCAGTATTaacattttatcatttatatataataaaactataatGTTTTTATGGGACCAAATGTGGAAGAAATTTAAAGGCAAAGGGCAATATTCCTAGGAGTGACGTCACTATTGAATTCAATTCAAGCAGGCCGTAGTGAAGAGTTGAGGCCCATGTCTCAAATGGGCCTTTACTACTCGGCCTTTTGCGAACATTCCTTACTCGCCCTGTCGAATCGAACTTAAGGCGCGAAGCCGCCGTTACTGGTTGCTAAAGCAATCGCCCTTCTCTCTTCGGCATTTTCTCAAACACTTTGGGAGGGACGTTGCATTGGCAGACTTCATCCATGTTTATGGCTGTTCGGATTGCCAATTCTTCGAAGGCCTTGGTCTCGAATGGGTACAATGTGAATTCTTCTCgtcatcttccatttttttgctTGAATGAGTTTGCAAATTATGTATGCAGACATCGTTTTGTGGACTTGTGGTCGTCGTGGTCACAAATCCGGTCGATGACAAGCAGTAAACGCGTTCAAGATAGAAGCCGCTTGAAGAGGGTGCAAGCTCTTGAAATCGCGACGGAAAAATGGAAGGTAGCTTACAAGGTACTCTTCTTGATCGAAACCCTCAAGCAAGAGCCTGAGATGATAATTCCAGTTAGGAATTTAGAGCAATATCGGAGACAAATCAATCTCCCGAAACCGCACAAGATCGCGGACTTCATTCGAAAATCCCCTAAACTGTTTGAACTGTACAAGGATCAGAGGGGCATATTGTGGTGTGGAATGACTAAACAAGCCGAAGATTTgatggaagaggaggagacGATAATTGAACAACACGCTGACAAGGCTGCCGAGTATGTTACCAGGTTTTTGATGATGTCAGTGAATAAGCGGCTTCCGGTGGACAAGATTGCTCATTTCAGAAGAGATTTTGGGCTTCCAATTGATTTTCGAGCCAAATGGGTGAATGATTACCCTGAACTATTTAAGTTGGTGAAGTGTGAAGATGAACGTGAATACTTGGAGCTTGTTTCTTGGAATCCTGCCTGGGCTATAACAGAGCTGGAGAAGAAGTTGATGGGTGTGACTGAGAGCACTGCAACTCATACCCCAGGTTTGCTTTCACTTCCTTTTCCCTTGAAATTTCCTTCCAATTACAAGAAGATGTATAGATATGGAGGGAAAATTGATCACTTCCAGAAAAGGTCTTATTTATCTCCATATGCCGATGCAAGGGAGCTAAAAGCTGGCTCACTAGAATTTGATAAAAGGGCTGTTGCTGTTATGCACGAGTTGCTTAACTTCACCATGGAGAAGAGACTAGTTACTGATCACCTTACCCACTTTAGGCGGGAACTTGTGATGCCTCAGAAGCTAATGAGACTTCTTTTGAAGCATGTTGGGATATTCTATGTTTCAGAGAGGGGTAAAAGATTTAGTGTTTTCTTGACAGAAGCTTATGAAGGGCCGGAGTTGATTGATAAATGCCCTTTGGTTCTTTGGAAGGAGAAGGTTTTGAGCCTCGCTGGTTATAGAGGAAAGCGAAAAAGGATTAAAACTTTTGACGACACTTCTGAAATGGAGGACAACAGTTTGGCTTTGGCTGAGTATGACTCTGAGCAGGATATGGAGGATACTGATTGTTCAGAGGAGGCTGCATTAGATGCCAATACAACTGAAATGGAAACTAGGGATCTTGTCAGTGGGTAGAAGGATTCCGCATCTTCATGAGCATCAATTTAATCTATCTTCTTTATTGATTTCTGGAGGAAAGAAACCAACAGTTCGGTTCTATTTGGAAACAATCTATGTATCTTATCATACTAACAGATAACTTATGCTATATCAACGTTACGCTCGGCCCTCCAGCAGCAGGACTTGCATTTGATCAGAACCATGAAGTGAACATTTCTCCCAAAAATCTCACTGTTGCTTGAGGTATGTTAATTCTGTAATCTTTTATGAAGTTTCCATAAATGGTAATATGAAGTAAACTCAGTGTTAGATTTTCAAAAACTACTTGATGGATGAGTAGTTTGTATTCATGTGCAAGATCTCGAACGTGATCCACCATCCAAAGCACAAGATATGACGTACTATATTAAGTCAGCATTGAAAGTAATTGTTTTGGATGACTTGATTTGCCGAATGAACAGATCTATATATAGGTTCAAATTACTAATCTTTGGATTTGTTCAGTTCGTCATGCATATGCAAAGACAATGCTGTCAAACTGACataattgatgttttattTCGGACTTGCAATGATTTTCTGACAGGTATAAATGGGTTGTTTGATCCTCACTCCTCAAATTGCTTGCAGAGTCATTTAGTGACCAGAGGATGGAGCTGCATGTCATGTCTGCGAAATGGATCCTCAAGTGAGGGAAGATGCATATCATAGCTGATAGCTATTTCCTGTTTGTTGTTGGATCTGCCACATAAATATCTCGACATTCAGGTTTCTTTCTTACTGATTATCAGAATGAATTGGGTTCATTTCTTTGTGAGGTGAAGTATTGTACAGAAGTCCTAAAATTAATCGGTTTAATATGTTGGTGAGATTATTGAGTACTTTGGATTGGTtttctattcaaaattataatttgggttgaggattgttgggagggcgtcccacgttggctaatttagaagATGGTCAgggggtttataagtaaaaaatgcatctcaattgg
Encoded proteins:
- the LOC111796452 gene encoding protein WHAT'S THIS FACTOR 1 homolog isoform X1, yielding MFMAVRIANSSKALVSNGYNVNSSRHLPFFCLNEFANYVCRHRFVDLWSSWSQIRSMTSSKRVQDRSRLKRVQALEIATEKWKVAYKVLFLIETLKQEPEMIIPVRNLEQYRRQINLPKPHKIADFIRKSPKLFELYKDQRGILWCGMTKQAEDLMEEEETIIEQHADKAAEYVTRFLMMSVNKRLPVDKIAHFRRDFGLPIDFRAKWVNDYPELFKLVKCEDEREYLELVSWNPAWAITELEKKLMGVTESTATHTPGLLSLPFPLKFPSNYKKMYRYGGKIDHFQKRSYLSPYADARELKAGSLEFDKRAVAVMHELLNFTMEKRLVTDHLTHFRRELVMPQKLMRLLLKHVGIFYVSERGKRFSVFLTEAYEGPELIDKCPLVLWKEKVLSLAGYRGKRKRIKTFDDTSEMEDNSLALAEYDSEQDMEDTDCSEEAALDANTTEMETRDLVSG
- the LOC111796452 gene encoding protein WHAT'S THIS FACTOR 1 homolog isoform X3; its protein translation is MFMAVRIANSSKALVSNGYNVNSSRHLPFFCLNEFANYVCRHRFVDLWSSWSQIRSMTSSKRVQDRSRLKRVQALEIATEKWKVAYKRGILWCGMTKQAEDLMEEEETIIEQHADKAAEYVTRFLMMSVNKRLPVDKIAHFRRDFGLPIDFRAKWVNDYPELFKLVKCEDEREYLELVSWNPAWAITELEKKLMGVTESTATHTPGLLSLPFPLKFPSNYKKMYRYGGKIDHFQKRSYLSPYADARELKAGSLEFDKRAVAVMHELLNFTMEKRLVTDHLTHFRRELVMPQKLMRLLLKHVGIFYVSERGKRFSVFLTEAYEGPELIDKCPLVLWKEKVLSLAGYRGKRKRIKTFDDTSEMEDNSLALAEYDSEQDMEDTDCSEEAALDANTTEMETRDLVSG
- the LOC111796452 gene encoding protein WHAT'S THIS FACTOR 1 homolog isoform X2; this translates as MFMAVRIANSSKALVSNGHRFVDLWSSWSQIRSMTSSKRVQDRSRLKRVQALEIATEKWKVAYKVLFLIETLKQEPEMIIPVRNLEQYRRQINLPKPHKIADFIRKSPKLFELYKDQRGILWCGMTKQAEDLMEEEETIIEQHADKAAEYVTRFLMMSVNKRLPVDKIAHFRRDFGLPIDFRAKWVNDYPELFKLVKCEDEREYLELVSWNPAWAITELEKKLMGVTESTATHTPGLLSLPFPLKFPSNYKKMYRYGGKIDHFQKRSYLSPYADARELKAGSLEFDKRAVAVMHELLNFTMEKRLVTDHLTHFRRELVMPQKLMRLLLKHVGIFYVSERGKRFSVFLTEAYEGPELIDKCPLVLWKEKVLSLAGYRGKRKRIKTFDDTSEMEDNSLALAEYDSEQDMEDTDCSEEAALDANTTEMETRDLVSG